The DNA sequence GGTTGGTGGGGGTGCTGAAGAGTAGTAACTTTGAGCCTTTTGCGTCCAAAAACAATTACACGTAATAAAAGAACAGATCTTCGTCTGTTTCTCTTTATTCCTTTTTCTTGTCTGATTCAAAACccaaacaagaaaagaaaacacacaTTAAGTTTTGgagtaaataagaaaaaaaagcagTTCAACCAATCCCTTCTCCATCAGAATTTTACTCAGAAGGTTGGTCTCTTTCCTTTCTTCTTATTAATGCTCTTCCACTCTAGTGTAATTGGTGTATGTATCACCTTGCcttaattgatttattttttccttcCTGTGCTTTAAAGgtttgattttaaaactttctgaaaattttgaaaatctctCATTGATCCATCTGTGTGATTTCATATGTTTCTCTTGAGTGTCGAGTCAGCTTTGATATCTCTAAAcaagtttttcttttcagatcTTTGACTTGTCTCACACAACCTGAAAACATCATCCTGTCTGAAAAAAACACTAGGGTTTGAATCTCTGCAGCGGTTCTTGTCTGTTCAATTTTCAGATTTGAACATCTGGGTCTCCAATTTCACTCCTCCTGGATCATAAAGTAAGTAACTTTCTCCAAATCTGATTCCCCGATGTGAAACACTTTGCTGGAATTTGAATTTTGCCAATTATTTGTGTTTGTGTTGCAGTTTGATTCCAaagagatcttttttttttaagaaaccaTGTTGAGCAAATGAAGGTTAGTTTGATGAGAGATGGGTTGTGTATTGGGTCGACCTGGATCTCCAGGATCAGTAGTTAGCTCAAGGATCGAGTCTAATCGAAAGGAAGTTAACAATGTGTCTGTGACTAAAACCGAAACCAGACAGAACACtagtgttgttgttgctgctgctgcctCTGCTTCTACTAGTGAGGAGGTTGTGAATCATCACAAGGAAGAGAATGGCGTTGCTGTCATAGAAGCCAAAGAGAGGAAACCTAAAGGCGAGAGACGAAGGTCTAGTAAGCCTGACCCGAGACGGAGCAACCCACCAAAGAACTTGCTCGGTGAGCAAGTTGCTGCCGGATGGCCACCGTGGCTGTCTGAAGTCTGCGGTGAAGCTCTAAACGGATGGCTTCCAAGAAAAGCTGATTCCTTTGAGAAGATTGAGAAggtaaagatttaaaaaaaactctgtTTTTTGTCCTCTGTTCTGTTCTTTGGGTTGTTAAAGTCTGTTGCTTTGTGTTTGTGTGAGAAGATTGATAAGGCGAAGATAAAAACTCTGTTTTTGTCCTCTGTTCTGTTCTTTGGGTTGTTAAAGTCTGTTGCTTTGCTTTGTGTGTGTGTAGATTGGATCAGGAACGTATAGTAATGTGTACAAGGCGAGAGATTCATTGACAGGAAGTATTGTAGCGTTAAAGAAAGTGCGGTGCGAAGTTTTGGAACGCGAGAGCTTGAGATTCATGGCTAGAGAGATTCTGATCCTGAGGAGATTAGATCATCCCAATGTTATCAAACTAGAAGGTTTGGTTACTTCGAGGATGTCGAATAGTTTATACTTGGTGTTCCGTTACATGCATCACGACCTTGCTGGTCTAGCTGCAAGCCCGGACATAACATTTACCGAGCAACAGGTAACACAAAACCGTTATTTTCATAgtttgtaataacataattattcaACACCGTGCTGTTACAGATTCATTTTTCATAgtttgtaataacataattatctAGCGTTAATAAtagctatgttttttttttcaggttaaATGCTATATGAAGCAACTCCTCTCGGGGCTCGAGCACTGCCACAACAGAGGAGTTCTCCACCGCGACATCAAAGGATCAAACCTTCTCATAGACGACGGAGGAGTTCTCAGAATAGGCGACTTCGGTCTCGCGACGTTCTACGACGCTAGCAAAAGACAGAGGATGACGAACAGGGTTGTTACTCTATGGTACAGAGCGCCTGAGCTTCTCCACGGTGTCGAAGAGTACAATGTAGGCATTGATCTGTGGAGCGCAGGGTGCATTTTGGCGGAGCTGTTATCGGGTAGACCGATCATGCCGGGTCGTAACGAGGTAGAGCAGTTGCACAGGATATATAAGCTGTGCGGTTCGCCTTCTGAAGAGTACTGGAGGAAGATTAGGCTTCCTTCTCATCAGAAGCATGCTCATCACAGGCCTTTGCCTCAGTTCAAAAGAAAAGTAAGAGAGGTTTTCAAGGAGTTCTCTCCTCAGGCGCTTTCTTTGCTCGATACGCTCTTGGCTATTGATCCTTCTGAGCGTCAGACAGCTTCGGATGCGCTGATGAGTGATGTAAGTTTCTTGACAATTAAAAAGTTTAAGCGTTTTGAGTACTATTGCGGATTCGGTTTATTATGTTAATTTGGGTCAGGTATTTGGTTTCGGTAGTTCGGTTCGGCCACTGTCCTACcgaaataaaccaaaaataaatcagtttggtttttgattagtttcggttttaattttatttccgaaaataaccgattCTTTTTGTTTCGGTTAGAATTAggtataattttctttaaaaatcagATATTTTCGGTTAGATTCAGTCATTTCAGTTAAATTAGATTATTTTCGGTTagtttggttaatttggttCGGTTGGTTTAGGTTATCTGTTTTTAAAACacaccaaactaaaccaaactcaAAACCGTAACCGAACCGAAAACTATCATGgctgatttgtttttttattttatttgtacaGTTCTTCATGACGGAGCCATTTCCATGTGAACCTTCTGATCTACCTAAGTATCCTCCAAGTAAAGAGATTGATGCTAGGAAACGAGATGAAGAGTTTAGAAGGTAAAgtttttttcagttttcttgGTCTTCTTGTGACTATGTTTGGTTTCTGTTTACGTGAGAGATGCATTGATATCTGCAGACAAAGGGAAGCACGTAAAGTTCAAGGAGAGAGCAGAAGAAGAATCAGACTACCTAGAGAACGAGCTCATCCAAGAGCAATGCCTGCTCCTGAAGCCAATGCCGAGAACCAATCCAACATTGATGTAAGAAATGAAACAATATTGTTTTTTACTTCTTCTCAGTTCGTgtctgaatctttttttttaaacagagGATGCGTTTGATCACGCATGCGAATGCTAAGAGCAAGAGCGACAAGTTTCCTCCACCGCATCAAGACGGGTCGCTTGGTTTTCAGGTGGGATCTTCACGGAGACTGGATCCATCGGAGATACCGTTTAGCTCAAACTCGTTCGCTGCTTCTTACTCCAAAGAGCCGTTACAGACATGGTCAGGCCCTTTGGCTCCTATTGGAGCGTCTGACTCGGCTGCACAGAGGAGAAAGGATGTTAACAAGGAGAGGAGAATGGCTGCTAAGCTTAAAGGGAAAAGAATCGTTACTTAATGAGattgttgttattattattattcctATTTTGATAGAGATACTTTTTTTGGTGGGttatatgtttttcttatttgtttgatttgtaCAAGAGCACTGACAATAACATTCAAATGAGGCTGCCTTACATTATATGTAAAGTTTTTTTAGTGTTTGATTCTTCCTTGGAGATGACACTCATGCAGAGAGAACTTGCACAAATGTAActgtgatgaagaagaagaagcttcttACATACAGTTCAGGAGACGTGTGGGGGTTTTAGTAGTATTCGTTGTAACGAAACAAGACTCTTTTGTGTATGCTTTTACTTTTGGCTTTCTATTTATAGGATCTGATTGGTAAAGTTATAGGGGTACTGTTTGGTTCAAAACTTTGGCCAATGGAAAAGGCTGTAATAAATATATGAGAATGATGGGTAGTTGTGACAAGAAGTATATATTCATGATATTGAGTGGCCATGGTGGTCCATGGATTTGAATTCGGTTGGTGAAGTGGTTAAGACCGGTTCGACATGGTGCACTTCAATTCAATTAAGAGAATCTGAgaagtacaatttttttttttgaactgaaaatGGTGCACTTCAATACAATTTCACGGTATGTATTGCCTATTGAGTGGTCACTGTGGTCCATAGCTTTGAATTCGGTTGGTAAAATGGTTAATACCGGTTTGACATGTTACACTTCCATTCAGTTAATTTTGGGACGTTGATATGTTACATTCGGCACGTGCATGAGTATCTATGGGTTGAATATTTGCATGGTAACGAGGcccatattttatttttcttacgaCGACGCCGTTTCTGAGTGCACCAAGCTTATAAATGGGACCAGCTACCTTGAGGACATCACGCTCTTTGTACACTCCGCcatctctctccatctctctcgtGAGTAACGACAATGGCGGCCACTTTCAGCTC is a window from the Raphanus sativus cultivar WK10039 unplaced genomic scaffold, ASM80110v3 Scaffold0909, whole genome shotgun sequence genome containing:
- the LOC108811437 gene encoding probable serine/threonine-protein kinase At1g54610 → MGCVLGRPGSPGSVVSSRIESNRKEVNNVSVTKTETRQNTSVVVAAAASASTSEEVVNHHKEENGVAVIEAKERKPKGERRRSSKPDPRRSNPPKNLLGEQVAAGWPPWLSEVCGEALNGWLPRKADSFEKIEKIGSGTYSNVYKARDSLTGSIVALKKVRCEVLERESLRFMAREILILRRLDHPNVIKLEGLVTSRMSNSLYLVFRYMHHDLAGLAASPDITFTEQQVKCYMKQLLSGLEHCHNRGVLHRDIKGSNLLIDDGGVLRIGDFGLATFYDASKRQRMTNRVVTLWYRAPELLHGVEEYNVGIDLWSAGCILAELLSGRPIMPGRNEVEQLHRIYKLCGSPSEEYWRKIRLPSHQKHAHHRPLPQFKRKVREVFKEFSPQALSLLDTLLAIDPSERQTASDALMSDFFMTEPFPCEPSDLPKYPPSKEIDARKRDEEFRRQREARKVQGESRRRIRLPRERAHPRAMPAPEANAENQSNIDRMRLITHANAKSKSDKFPPPHQDGSLGFQVGSSRRLDPSEIPFSSNSFAASYSKEPLQTWSGPLAPIGASDSAAQRRKDVNKERRMAAKLKGKRIVT